Proteins found in one Triticum urartu cultivar G1812 chromosome 4, Tu2.1, whole genome shotgun sequence genomic segment:
- the LOC125550866 gene encoding pyruvate kinase 1, cytosolic-like, with the protein MQGGNHMLLEEPVRLASVLAPAKPKVFPSLTKIVGTLGPNSHSVEVIEECLTAGMSVARFDFSWKDATYHQETLDNLRKAAQNVKKLCPIMLDTVGPEIQVHNSTGGAIELIGGNHVTITPDLSKAPSADILPIKFGDLAKVVKKGDTLFIGQYLFTGSETTSLWLEVTETSGAEVICYVKNTATLSGPIFTLHVSQVHISMPTLSEYDKQVISTWGLQNSVDIISLSHTRSSEDVRELRAFLKSHDLQDTQIYAKVENAEGLEHFDEILQEADGIIISRGDLGIDLPPERVFMSQKTGIHKCNMAGKPVIITRVVDSMIDNLRPTRAEATDVANAVLDGTDGILLGAETLRGQYPVDAVRTVGRICAEAETVYNQSLHFKKVVRHVGEPMAHEESVASSAVRSAMKVKAAAIVVFTFSGRAARLIAKYRAPMPVLAVVFPREGSDPSKWRSYGTTQARQCFSVRGVYPLMGSTDEAETGGLTKEEYGIKLALNYGRSVGIIKPYDRVIIFEKIGDSSVVKIIECDDSER; encoded by the exons ATGCAGGGCGGCAACCACATGCTCCTCGAGGAGCCCGTCCGCCTCGCCTCCGTCCTCGCCCCCGCCAAGCCT AAAGTTTTCCCATCCCTCACTAAGATTGTTGGGACGCTTGGGCCCAACTCGCACTCAGTCGAAGTGATTGAAGAATGCCTCACTGCTGGGATGTCAG TTGCGCGGTTTGATTTCTCTTGGAAGGATGCTACTTATCATCAGGAGACCCTCGACAATCTGAGGAAAGCGGCACAGAATGTGAAGAAGTTATGTCCT ATAATGCTGGATACAGTGGGTCCAGAAATTCAGGTTCACAATTCAACTGGTGGAGCAATCGAGTTGATAGGGGGGAATCATGTCACAATAACACCAGATCTTTCTAAAGCTCCTTCGGCTGATATCCTACCAATTAAATTTGGCGATCTTGCAAAA GTTGTGAAGAAGGGTGATACTCTTTTCATTGGTCAATATCTTTTCACAGGAAGTGAAACAACATCTCTATGGCTTGAA GTTACGGAGACTTCTGGTGCAGAAGTGATTTGTTATGTGAAGAACACAGCTACACTGTCGGGGCCCATTTTCACTCTACATGTTTCACAAGTACATATCAGTATGCCCACTTTGAGTGAATATGATAAACAG GTCATATCAACATGGGGGCTGCAAAACAGTGTTGACATTATATCGCTTTCCCATACCCGCTCTTCTGAGGATGTCAGGGAG CTTAGAGCCTTTTTAAAATCTCATGATCTTCAAGACACACAGATATATGCGAAGGTTGAAAATGCTGAG GGTTTGGAACATTTTGATGAAATTCTCCAAGAGGCAGATGGTATCATCATATCGCGAGGAGACCTGGGAATTGACCTCCCACCAGAGAGG GTGTTCATGTCCCAAAAGACTGGTATTCATAAATGCAACATGGCCGGCAAACCTGTGATCATTACTAGGGTTGTGGACAGCATGATTGACAATCTGCGCCCTACTCGCGCAGAAGCTACTGATGTTGCAAATGCTGTCCTAGATG GAACTGATGGCATTTTGCTCGGTGCGGAGACACTTCGAGGGCAGTATCCTGTTGATGCTGTGCGTACTGTGGGCAGAATATGTGCAGAA GCTGAGACCGTGTATAACCAGTCACTTCACTTCAAGAAAGTAGTGAGGCATGTAGGTGAACCAATGGCCCATGAAGAATCTGTGGCATCATCAGCG GTTCGTTCTGCAATGAAAGTAAAAGCTGCTGCAATTGTTGTGTTCACCTTCTCGGGGAGAGCTGCTAG GTTAATTGCTAAATACAGGGCCCCAATGCCAGTTTTAGCAGTTGTGTTCCCACGCGAGGGCTCTGATCCATCGAAGTGGCGTTCTTATGGCACGACACAG GCGAGGCAATGTTTTTCTGTGAGAGGTGTCTACCCTTTGATGGGGAGTACTGACGAG GCTGAAACTGGTGGGCTCACCAAGGAAGAATACGGGATAAAACTTGCACTGAACTATGGCCGGTCAGTCGGCATAATAAAGCCATACGACAGGGTGATTATTTTTGAAAAGATCGGTGATTCTTCTGTTGTCAAGATCATCGAGTGCGACGATTCTGAAAGATGA
- the LOC125550867 gene encoding NAD(P)H-quinone oxidoreductase subunit T, chloroplastic: MNTTAPQNSSVTSTCAHSSEVLHGCRLMAASTASSSPLTAFLHRHDERSRRRARFVVAASTADAEPSPEATAAASTAGPGMKKTVDTRIHWSDPDEGWVGGKAKKEGDGRKDEPMGRRFADLINNPSESHYQFLGISPGADLEEIKAAYRRLSKEYHPDTTRLPLKSASEKFIRLREVYKVLSKEESRRFYDWTLAQEAESRRLQQLRSRLEDPYELDLQNYEPVPDTVDRLGGKNMELSDQAMTALAFDIGIIIFSICCIIYALFFKEQY, encoded by the exons ATGAACACAACCGCACCTCAAAACTCCTCCGTAACCTCTACCTGTGCTCATTCCTCGGAAGTACTGCACGGCTGCCGCCTCATGGCGGCATCCACAGCGTCGTCTAGCCCCTTGACGGCCTTCCTCCATCGGCACGACGAACGGAGCCGACGTCGCGCAAGGTTCGTCGTCGCGGCAAGCACGGCGGACGCCGAACCATCCCCAGAGGCTACAGCCGCGGCGTCGACGGCAGGGCCCGGGATGAAGAAGACGGTGGACACGAGGATACACTGGTCCGACCCGGACGAAGGGTGGGTGGGAGGAAAGGCGAAGAAGGAAGGCGACGGCCGCAAGGACGAGCCGATGGGGCGACGATTCGCCGACCTCATCAACAACCCGTCCGAGTCACACTACCA GTTCCTAGGAATATCGCCTGGCGCGGACTTGGAGGAGATCAAGGCGGCGTACCGGCGGCTGTCCAAGGAGTACCACCCGGACACGACGAGGCTGCCGCTCAAGTCGGCGTCGGAGAAGTTCATCCGGCTCCGGGAGGTGTACAAGGTGCTGAGCAAGGAGGAGAGCCGCCGCTTCTACGACTGGACGCTGGCGCAGGAGGCCGAGAGCCGCCGGCTGCAGCAGCTCAGGTCCCGCCTCGAGGACCCCTACGAGCTCGACCTCCAGAACTACGAGCCCGTGCCCGACACAGTGGATCGCCTTGGCGGGAAGAACATGGAGCTCAGCGACCAGGCCATGACAGCCCTCGCGTTCGACatcggcatcatcatcttcagcATCTGCTGCATCATCTACGCCCTCTTCTTCAAGGAGCAATACTGA